The sequence below is a genomic window from Serratia nevei.
ACGCGGAAATGCACCGCTTCGCGTTCGAACACATCTTCCCACGTCTGGCGCGGGTGCGCGACACCGGCGAAATTCTTGCCGCGCTCGAGCGGTAACGTTAAGTTGTAGCCTGATGATCTCAGTAAAGGAAGACGACGCCGTGATCTACATCGGATTGCCGCAGTGGCAACATGCGGCCTGGAACCGCATCGGGCTGCGTGACTTGGCGGATTACAGCCGCTACTTCAACTGCGTGGAGGGTAACACCACCTTCTACGCGCTGCCGAAGCTGGAAATCGTGCAGCGCTGGCGCGACATGACCGGCGACGATTTTCGCTTCTGCTTCAAATTCCCGTCGGACATCAGCCACAAGGCTGCCCTGCGTAACTGCGCCGCCGAGCTGCAGGCGTTTTACCACTGCCTGAGCCCAGTGCATCAGCGCATCGGCCAACTGTGGCTGCAGTTGCCCGCCGCCTTCGGCCCTGACGAGCTGCCGCGCATGTGGCAATTCTTCGAAAGCCTGCCGAAGGAATTCACCTACGGTGTTGAAGTGCGTCATCCGGCGTTTTTCGCCAAGGGCGAGGCAGAGCGTGCGCTGAATCAGGGGTTGCACCAGCGCGGCATCAATCGGGTGATCCTCGACAGCCGCCCGGTGCATCACGCCGCCCCCCATACCGCCGCCGTGCGCGATGCGCAGCAGAAAAAACCGAAGCTGCCGGTGCATGCCCTGGTCACCGCCGACCAGCCGCTGGTGCGCTTTATCGGCGGCGATCAGCTGGCCGACAACCTGCGCTGGTTCGAAGCCTGGCAGCAAAAACTGCCGCTGTGGCAGCAACAGCATCAGCCTTATCTGTTTATTCATACGCCGGACAACGGCGATTCGCCCCAGCAGGCGCAAAAAATTTGGCAGCAGCTGCGCCTGGCGATCCCCGATTTGCCTGCGCCGCCGGACTGGCCGGAACAGGATGCACTGTTTTGACCTATTAATCTGACCAATAACATCAAATATTTCCCCGCGACAGTGAATACAATGACGGCTATGATGCTGGCTGCCAGTTTTGGTTAGGGAACGGAGTTAAAAATGGTAAGCGCGCTTTATGTGGTGCTCGGCGCATTGTTGTTGATCAAACTCTCTTATGACGTAGTCAGATTAAGGATGCAGTACCGCGTAGCCTACGGCGACGGCGGGTTCTACGAATTGCAGACCGCCATCCGCGTGCATGGCAACGCCGTTGAATACATTCCGATCGCTGCCGTATTGCTGGTGATCATGGAGATGAACGGCGCGGAAATCTGGATGATTCACCTCTGCGGCCTGATGCTGATGGCCGGGCGGCTGGTGCATTACTACGGTTTGCGCAACCGCGAGGTTCGCTGGCGCCGTTCAGGCATGGCCGCGACCTATATCTCTTTGCTGTTGATGGTTCTGGCAAATATCTTCTATCTGCCCTGGGATCTGATTTTCAGTCTGCATTGATCCCGTTTTATCATCAGGCGGCCGCGCCGCCTGCTTCCGCTCCGCTTTTTTACGCTT
It includes:
- a CDS encoding DUF72 domain-containing protein; protein product: MYIGLPQWQHAAWNRIGLRDLADYSRYFNCVEGNTTFYALPKLEIVQRWRDMTGDDFRFCFKFPSDISHKAALRNCAAELQAFYHCLSPVHQRIGQLWLQLPAAFGPDELPRMWQFFESLPKEFTYGVEVRHPAFFAKGEAERALNQGLHQRGINRVILDSRPVHHAAPHTAAVRDAQQKKPKLPVHALVTADQPLVRFIGGDQLADNLRWFEAWQQKLPLWQQQHQPYLFIHTPDNGDSPQQAQKIWQQLRLAIPDLPAPPDWPEQDALF
- a CDS encoding MAPEG family protein → MVSALYVVLGALLLIKLSYDVVRLRMQYRVAYGDGGFYELQTAIRVHGNAVEYIPIAAVLLVIMEMNGAEIWMIHLCGLMLMAGRLVHYYGLRNREVRWRRSGMAATYISLLLMVLANIFYLPWDLIFSLH